A genomic window from Sphingomonas taxi includes:
- a CDS encoding PepSY-associated TM helix domain-containing protein, with protein sequence MRARVVVRRIHLWLGLSVGALFALTGLTGSVLVFYTAIDGALHPGLAQVAAGARPASWQAVYDALRRAEPQRTGAWRIEVTPDGGPIPVRYYQPVETRGRAFAPLMLWLDPVSLRVVRRGHWGDYWTTWIYDLHYRLLLEEPGAIVMGIAGIVMLAMLISGLWAWWPRPGGWRRSLAWKRGAVRSRRLYDWHKWTGIGGALVLIVVTVTGAMLDLPDQVRPVVARTSPLFVPPRLASVPRAAGALPLDDLVRRAERALPGGALAWIETPADARGVVRVNFALPGEPSRRFPRSNVWLDPYDGRVLAVRDPRRDSGGDVLLTWLHPLHDGEAFGLFGRWLVFVSGLLPAVLFVTGVWRWRVRARSAAG encoded by the coding sequence GTGAGGGCGCGGGTCGTCGTCCGGCGCATCCATCTATGGCTGGGGCTGAGCGTGGGCGCGCTGTTCGCGCTCACCGGGCTGACCGGGAGCGTGCTGGTCTTCTACACCGCGATCGACGGCGCGCTGCATCCGGGCCTTGCGCAGGTCGCGGCGGGGGCGCGGCCGGCGTCGTGGCAGGCGGTCTATGACGCGCTGCGTCGGGCCGAGCCGCAACGGACCGGGGCGTGGCGGATCGAGGTGACGCCCGACGGCGGGCCGATCCCGGTTCGCTATTACCAGCCCGTCGAGACGCGGGGGCGGGCGTTCGCGCCGCTGATGCTGTGGCTCGACCCGGTCAGCCTGCGGGTGGTGCGGCGCGGCCATTGGGGCGATTACTGGACGACGTGGATCTACGATCTCCATTACCGGCTGCTGCTCGAGGAACCGGGGGCGATCGTAATGGGGATCGCCGGGATCGTCATGCTCGCGATGCTAATCAGCGGTTTGTGGGCGTGGTGGCCGCGGCCCGGCGGATGGCGCCGTTCGCTGGCGTGGAAGCGTGGTGCGGTGCGGTCGCGGCGTCTGTACGACTGGCACAAATGGACGGGGATCGGCGGGGCCTTGGTGCTGATCGTCGTGACGGTGACGGGGGCGATGCTCGACCTGCCCGATCAGGTGCGCCCCGTGGTGGCGCGGACCTCGCCGCTGTTCGTGCCGCCGCGACTGGCGAGCGTGCCGCGGGCGGCGGGAGCTTTGCCGCTCGACGATCTGGTGCGGCGGGCGGAGCGGGCGCTGCCGGGCGGCGCGCTGGCGTGGATCGAGACGCCGGCGGACGCCCGCGGCGTGGTGCGGGTCAATTTCGCGCTGCCCGGCGAGCCGAGCCGGCGCTTCCCGCGCAGCAACGTGTGGCTCGATCCCTATGACGGGCGGGTGCTGGCGGTGCGCGACCCGCGGCGCGACAGCGGCGGCGACGTGCTGCTGACGTGGCTGCATCCGCTGCACGACGGGGAGGCGTTCGGATTGTTCGGGCGCTGGCTGGTGTTCGTGTCGGGGCTGTTGCCGGCGGTGCTGTTCGTCACGGGGGTGTGGCGGTGGCGGGTGCGGGCGCGTTCCGCGGCTGGCTGA
- a CDS encoding alpha,alpha-trehalose-phosphate synthase (UDP-forming), translating to MEFDPLSRLIIISNRVSAPKGSDSGAQGGLAVALASALREYKGIWFGWSGDQTDEYTGQITFQRNEGVTTATVDLEEQDIDEYYNGYANRTLWPLFHYRVDLAEYEREFAGGYQRVNERFADTVQPLIEEEDAVWIQDYHLFPLGEELRKRGATNRLGFFLHIPWPPRRLLSILPEAQALVRSLFAYDVIGFHTDEWLHSFRDYALAELGARMEGDELILDDRRVKVMACPIGIDAKEFAGLATSTRGRLAFRQMRDAAVGRDMIVGVDRLDYSKGLEERFLGYERFLNEHPEERKEVTLLQIAPPSRATVGSYQKIRSTLEGLAGRINGGYADIDWVPIRYVNQGYPRDVLAGIYRAAKIGLVTPLRDGMNLVAKEYVAAQNPEDPGVLILSRFAGAACQLTDAVLINPYSAEEMSDAIMLALRMPREERIERWTKMMDVITREDIGWWRKTFTDALMGPTVETEQEQTEPA from the coding sequence ATGGAGTTCGATCCGCTGAGCCGCCTGATCATCATATCCAATCGTGTTTCCGCCCCGAAGGGCTCCGACTCTGGTGCACAGGGTGGCCTTGCGGTCGCGCTCGCGTCTGCGCTGCGCGAATATAAGGGGATCTGGTTCGGCTGGTCGGGCGATCAGACCGACGAATATACCGGACAGATCACCTTCCAGCGCAACGAGGGCGTCACCACCGCGACCGTCGACCTCGAAGAGCAGGATATCGACGAATATTACAACGGCTATGCCAATCGCACGCTCTGGCCGCTGTTCCATTACCGCGTCGATCTTGCCGAATACGAACGGGAATTTGCCGGCGGCTACCAGCGCGTCAACGAACGCTTCGCCGATACCGTCCAGCCGCTGATCGAGGAAGAAGACGCGGTCTGGATCCAGGACTATCACCTGTTCCCGCTCGGCGAGGAGCTGCGCAAGCGCGGCGCAACGAACCGGCTCGGCTTCTTCCTGCACATTCCCTGGCCGCCGCGCCGGCTGCTGTCGATCCTGCCCGAGGCGCAGGCGCTGGTGCGCAGCCTGTTCGCCTATGACGTCATCGGCTTCCACACCGACGAATGGCTGCATTCGTTCCGCGACTATGCGCTCGCCGAACTCGGCGCGCGGATGGAGGGGGACGAGTTGATCCTCGACGATCGCCGGGTGAAGGTGATGGCCTGCCCGATCGGCATCGACGCCAAGGAATTCGCCGGCCTCGCCACCAGCACGCGCGGGCGCCTCGCCTTCCGCCAGATGCGCGACGCCGCGGTCGGCCGCGACATGATCGTCGGCGTCGACCGACTCGATTATTCCAAGGGGCTGGAGGAGCGGTTCCTCGGCTACGAACGCTTCCTCAACGAGCATCCGGAAGAGCGCAAGGAAGTCACCCTGCTCCAGATCGCGCCGCCCAGCCGCGCGACCGTCGGCAGCTATCAGAAGATCCGCAGCACGCTCGAAGGTCTCGCGGGGCGGATCAACGGCGGCTATGCCGATATCGACTGGGTGCCGATCCGCTACGTCAATCAGGGCTATCCGCGCGATGTGCTCGCCGGCATCTATCGCGCCGCGAAGATCGGCCTCGTCACGCCGCTGCGCGACGGCATGAACCTCGTCGCCAAGGAATATGTCGCGGCGCAGAATCCGGAGGACCCCGGCGTGCTGATCCTGTCGCGCTTCGCCGGTGCCGCCTGCCAGCTGACCGACGCGGTGCTCATCAACCCCTATTCCGCCGAGGAGATGTCCGACGCGATCATGCTCGCGCTGCGCATGCCGCGCGAGGAACGGATCGAACGCTGGACCAAGATGATGGACGTCATCACCCGCGAGGATATCGGCTGGTGGCGCAAGACCTTCACCGATGCGCTGATGGGTCCGACAGTGGAGACGGAGCAGGAGCAGACGGAGCCCGCATGA
- a CDS encoding mechanosensitive ion channel family protein has protein sequence MRIPYLDVTLPEWQARLAGVLVFVLILAVVHRILFAVLRKVASRTATKTDDILIARLGRPTFWLMIGVALAASGPGLDLPRYWETIWQRVIGLLTPAMFGWMLLAALTAYRDLSEVRFDITATDNLRARRRRTRISILHRIGVFVLILLTVMMMLMSIPSVRTIGVTLAASAGVAGLAIGAAAQPALKNLIAGIQMAFTEPIRIDDVVIIDNEWGRIEDIRLTYVVVRIWDDRRLVVPVSKFLENSFQNWTRETSALLGSVFWYLDPAADVPRIRAKLEEVVRANPRWDQRFFNLQVTDSKPDGTMELRGLMTAKDASTAFDLRCDVREAIYAFIRAEMPEALPRERIMRAPSAPAPSPLSDPSAHR, from the coding sequence ATGCGTATCCCCTATCTCGACGTGACGTTGCCCGAATGGCAGGCCCGGCTGGCCGGGGTACTGGTCTTCGTGCTGATCCTGGCGGTGGTGCATCGCATCCTGTTCGCGGTGCTGCGCAAGGTCGCCAGCCGGACCGCGACCAAGACCGACGATATCCTGATCGCGCGGCTCGGGCGGCCGACCTTCTGGCTGATGATCGGCGTCGCGCTCGCCGCCTCGGGGCCGGGGCTCGACCTGCCGCGCTATTGGGAGACGATCTGGCAGCGGGTGATCGGATTGCTCACCCCGGCGATGTTCGGCTGGATGCTGCTCGCCGCGCTCACCGCCTATCGCGACCTCAGCGAGGTGCGGTTCGACATCACCGCCACCGACAATCTGCGTGCGCGGCGGCGGCGGACGCGGATCAGCATCCTCCACCGGATCGGCGTGTTCGTGCTGATCCTGTTGACCGTGATGATGATGCTGATGAGCATCCCCAGCGTCCGCACGATCGGCGTGACGCTGGCGGCCTCCGCGGGCGTCGCCGGCCTCGCGATCGGTGCCGCCGCGCAGCCCGCGCTCAAGAATTTGATCGCCGGCATCCAGATGGCGTTCACCGAGCCGATCCGCATCGACGACGTCGTCATCATCGACAATGAATGGGGGCGGATCGAGGACATCCGCCTGACCTATGTCGTCGTGCGCATCTGGGACGACCGGCGGCTGGTGGTGCCGGTGTCCAAGTTCCTCGAGAACAGCTTCCAGAACTGGACGCGCGAGACGAGCGCGTTGCTCGGCTCGGTGTTCTGGTATCTCGATCCCGCCGCCGACGTGCCGCGCATCCGTGCCAAATTGGAGGAGGTCGTCCGCGCCAATCCGCGCTGGGACCAGCGCTTCTTCAATCTGCAGGTGACCGATTCGAAGCCGGACGGGACGATGGAGCTGCGCGGGCTGATGACCGCCAAGGACGCCTCGACCGCCTTCGACCTGCGCTGCGACGTGCGCGAGGCGATCTATGCCTTCATCCGCGCGGAAATGCCCGAGGCGCTGCCCCGGGAGCGGATCATGCGGGCTCCGTCTGCTCCTGCTCCGTCTCCACTGTCGGACCCATCAGCGCATCGGTGA
- the ypfJ gene encoding KPN_02809 family neutral zinc metallopeptidase: MRLDDFDPNIDVGDQGNRGGGFGGGGGGGGLLFGLLPLIGSRFGCGGIIVVLLLMAVFGGLGNLGSLVGGGGGSGTQVTRSAPSEGGSATAVCTSDPAKKAACDAFSSAQKTWTALFAQSGQRFAAPGLRFFSQNGQSGCGAAQSAMGPFYCPTDQRIYLDTSFFDELANRFGAKGDFAQDYVIAHEFGHHIQNLLGTSDKVQNVQRSGSETEGNAASVRLELQADCYAGVWAAQNRSRMEPGDLEEGLTAAQAIGDDTLQKESTGRVVPDSFTHGTSAQRMHWLQRGIQTGDPAQCDTFSGAI, from the coding sequence ATGCGCCTCGACGATTTCGATCCCAATATTGACGTCGGCGATCAGGGGAACCGCGGCGGCGGTTTCGGTGGCGGCGGTGGCGGCGGCGGACTTTTGTTCGGCCTGCTGCCGCTGATCGGCAGCCGCTTCGGCTGCGGCGGCATCATCGTCGTGCTGCTGCTGATGGCGGTGTTCGGCGGGCTCGGCAATCTCGGCAGCCTCGTCGGCGGCGGTGGCGGCAGCGGCACGCAGGTGACGCGCAGCGCGCCGTCCGAAGGCGGCTCGGCGACCGCGGTCTGTACCTCAGATCCAGCCAAGAAAGCGGCCTGCGACGCGTTCAGCTCAGCACAGAAGACATGGACCGCGCTGTTCGCGCAGAGCGGCCAGCGTTTCGCCGCGCCCGGCCTGCGCTTCTTCTCGCAGAACGGCCAGTCGGGCTGCGGCGCCGCGCAATCGGCGATGGGGCCGTTCTATTGCCCGACCGACCAGCGCATCTATCTCGACACCAGCTTCTTCGACGAACTCGCCAACCGCTTCGGCGCCAAGGGCGATTTCGCGCAGGATTACGTGATCGCGCACGAATTCGGCCATCACATCCAGAATCTGCTCGGCACGTCGGACAAGGTGCAGAACGTCCAGCGCAGCGGCAGCGAAACCGAAGGCAATGCCGCCTCGGTCCGCCTCGAACTGCAGGCGGATTGCTATGCCGGCGTGTGGGCCGCGCAGAACCGCAGCCGCATGGAGCCGGGCGATCTCGAAGAGGGCCTGACCGCCGCGCAGGCGATCGGCGACGACACGCTCCAGAAGGAATCGACCGGCCGCGTCGTCCCCGACAGTTTCACGCACGGCACCTCGGCGCAGCGCATGCACTGGCTGCAACGCGGCATACAGACCGGCGACCCCGCCCAGTGCGACACGTTCAGCGGCGCGATCTGA
- a CDS encoding TonB-dependent receptor, protein MIFLRTATAAGVALALAPVLATPAWAQRHDHDADTNDTSFSVGDIVVTARDMARSTSNIVTSIDRLGGDVAQRQSVDNTWELFARLPGVSLTDFNQGTTSGRFSIRGFNGEGEINAVKLLIDGVPSNANDGGMPFIDAVMPLDIAQVELVRGTADPRYGLHAIAGSADIATRIGGNYLDARGLGGAFGTAEGQLSAGVETGKLSQNYFVGYRHSDGFRDHAGLDRVSLAGKWFYDWGAVRLGGIARYAQVEAQEPGYLTDADAYADRRRSYPVSATDGGRRQMSQYSLHLDADLTDTLALSAKGYANALHDDRYVRFSATVAQQRRLAREDQYGGLATLHYHPRVAFLHRLMLEVGGDVQVQDNQSLRWLTASRIITSQTRDQAFRLTVAGGYAQAVIEPTAWLSITPGWRFDTVSGNLRNRLNGQRYPINDYGTISQPKLSVAITPLAGVTAYGNYGRTFQIGVGAGAYKVPPRTTNLAPSINEGWEAGVKLARGRWLEARVALWEQTASGEIKRRLNDPSGDSDNLGATRRRGLDVQVSVTPVKGANLWGAYSYQRARIVTPDPATPSQAGNWIDHVPQNLFSGGVDVVPVERWRVSLWGNGQSSYELTPANTLPRYGAYLVVAGEVAWRVLPRLEVAAQLKNIGNRRYEYVWYDGTQVLHSPADSRALYGSVRLTL, encoded by the coding sequence ATGATCTTCCTACGAACCGCCACGGCGGCGGGCGTCGCGCTCGCCCTCGCCCCCGTCCTCGCGACTCCGGCATGGGCGCAGCGCCACGACCATGATGCCGATACCAACGACACCAGTTTCTCGGTCGGCGACATCGTCGTCACCGCGCGCGACATGGCGCGCTCGACCAGCAATATCGTCACCTCGATCGACCGGCTCGGCGGCGACGTCGCGCAGCGGCAGAGCGTCGACAACACATGGGAGCTGTTCGCGCGGCTGCCCGGCGTCTCGCTGACCGACTTCAACCAGGGGACGACCTCGGGCCGCTTCTCGATCCGCGGCTTCAACGGCGAAGGCGAGATCAACGCGGTCAAATTGCTGATCGACGGCGTGCCGAGCAACGCCAACGACGGCGGCATGCCGTTCATCGACGCGGTGATGCCGCTCGACATCGCGCAGGTCGAGCTGGTGCGCGGCACCGCCGATCCGCGCTACGGCCTGCATGCGATCGCCGGCAGCGCCGATATCGCGACGCGGATCGGCGGCAATTATCTCGACGCACGGGGTCTCGGCGGGGCGTTCGGTACTGCCGAGGGACAGCTTTCGGCGGGTGTCGAGACGGGCAAGCTTAGCCAGAATTACTTCGTCGGCTATCGCCACAGCGATGGTTTCCGCGATCACGCCGGGCTCGACCGGGTGAGCCTCGCGGGCAAATGGTTCTACGACTGGGGTGCGGTGCGGCTCGGCGGGATCGCGCGCTACGCGCAGGTCGAGGCGCAGGAGCCCGGCTATCTCACCGACGCCGACGCCTATGCCGACCGGCGGCGCTCCTATCCGGTCTCGGCGACCGACGGCGGGCGGCGGCAGATGAGCCAGTACAGCCTGCACCTCGATGCCGATCTGACCGATACGCTCGCGCTGAGCGCCAAGGGCTATGCCAATGCGCTGCACGACGACCGGTATGTGCGCTTTTCCGCCACGGTGGCGCAGCAGCGGCGGCTGGCGCGCGAGGACCAATATGGCGGGCTGGCGACGCTCCATTATCACCCGAGGGTCGCGTTCCTGCACCGGCTGATGCTGGAGGTCGGCGGCGACGTGCAGGTACAGGACAATCAAAGCCTGCGCTGGCTGACCGCCAGCCGCATCATCACCAGCCAGACGCGCGACCAGGCGTTCAGGCTGACCGTCGCGGGCGGCTATGCGCAGGCGGTGATCGAGCCCACCGCCTGGCTGAGCATCACGCCGGGCTGGCGGTTCGACACCGTCTCCGGGAATCTGCGCAACCGGCTGAACGGGCAGCGCTATCCGATCAACGACTATGGCACGATCAGCCAGCCCAAATTGAGCGTCGCGATCACCCCGCTGGCGGGCGTCACCGCTTACGGCAATTACGGGCGGACGTTCCAGATCGGCGTCGGCGCGGGGGCCTATAAGGTGCCGCCGCGCACCACCAATCTCGCGCCGTCGATCAACGAGGGCTGGGAGGCGGGGGTCAAGCTGGCGCGCGGGCGCTGGCTGGAGGCGCGCGTCGCGCTGTGGGAGCAGACCGCGAGCGGCGAGATCAAGCGGCGGCTCAACGATCCTTCCGGTGACAGCGACAATCTCGGCGCGACGCGGCGGCGCGGGCTCGACGTGCAGGTCAGCGTGACGCCCGTGAAGGGGGCCAATCTGTGGGGCGCCTATTCGTACCAGCGGGCGCGGATCGTCACGCCCGATCCGGCGACGCCGTCGCAGGCGGGCAATTGGATCGACCATGTGCCGCAGAATTTGTTCTCCGGCGGGGTCGATGTCGTTCCCGTCGAGCGGTGGCGCGTGTCGCTGTGGGGCAATGGCCAGTCGAGCTACGAGCTGACGCCCGCCAACACCTTGCCGCGCTACGGCGCCTATCTGGTGGTGGCCGGCGAGGTGGCGTGGCGGGTGCTGCCGCGGCTCGAGGTGGCGGCGCAGCTGAAGAACATCGGCAACCGTCGTTACGAATATGTCTGGTATGACGGGACGCAGGTGCTGCACTCGCCGGCCGACAGCCGCGCGCTTTATGGCAGCGTGCGGTTGACGCTGTGA
- a CDS encoding DUF2946 family protein yields the protein MTSLRRLLLDHRTLALWLAALALAVRLLVPAGFMVGSVDGRPVLQVCSGYGPVAPMAMVHGGHHGSGGHREADHPATDMPCPFGALAQAATTPVDPVLLVLAIAFVMALGVRATRWPALRDRAHVRPPMRGPPRLS from the coding sequence GTGACGTCGCTCCGCCGCCTGTTGCTGGATCATCGCACGCTCGCTTTGTGGCTGGCGGCGCTGGCGCTTGCGGTGCGGCTGCTGGTGCCGGCGGGGTTCATGGTCGGCAGCGTCGATGGGCGGCCGGTGCTGCAAGTGTGCAGCGGCTACGGTCCGGTCGCGCCGATGGCGATGGTGCATGGCGGCCATCACGGTTCGGGCGGCCATCGCGAGGCGGATCATCCCGCCACCGACATGCCCTGTCCCTTTGGCGCGCTGGCGCAGGCGGCGACGACGCCGGTCGATCCGGTGTTGCTGGTGCTCGCGATCGCCTTCGTCATGGCGCTCGGCGTGCGCGCGACGCGCTGGCCGGCGTTGCGCGACCGCGCGCATGTGCGGCCGCCGATGCGCGGACCGCCGCGCCTTTCCTGA
- a CDS encoding glycoside hydrolase family 15 protein: MSVDLWPIGNCQVSALIDRAGRFVWACVPRVDGDPLFSALVGGAEPDSGYWSIGIENSVKVEQHYIRNTPILVSTHTDDAGNVLEVTDFCPRFVRTGRTYRPVAFARIVRPIAGSPRVTVKLRTTCGWGGTCREQIGGSNHLRILLDSMQLRLTTTAPIGMVQEERAFRLERPLHFFLGPDESFSGDLAETLEAMLAQTITEWQEWVRGLAIPLEWQDVVIRSAITLKLCQHEETGAIVAALTTSIPEHAGSERNWDYRYCWVRDAYYTVQALNRLGALDVLEGYLGYLRNIVDSAAGGHIQPLYGVLGEPTLEERFAPGLTGYRGMGPVRVGNQAYEQIQHDAYGQIVLCSVHAFFDQRLFRQSGREDFESLEHVGERAWQFHDQPDAGLWELRTRQSVHTYSSAMCWAACDRLANAAHVLGLEDRRAFWQDRADTIRAEIETRAWRPETNRMSATFSGDDLDASLIQLLDLRFFEPDDPRFIGTLEAVEKGLRRGSHMLRYDTEDDFGLPETAFNVCTFWLIEALHFTGRHADARALFDEMLARRTAAGLLSEDIDPTSGELWGNYPQTYSLVGMINCAALLSKPWSSIR, translated from the coding sequence CGTCGACCTCTGGCCGATCGGCAATTGCCAGGTCAGCGCGTTGATCGATCGTGCCGGCCGCTTCGTCTGGGCGTGCGTGCCGCGCGTCGACGGCGATCCGCTCTTCTCGGCGCTGGTCGGCGGCGCGGAGCCGGACAGCGGCTATTGGTCGATCGGCATCGAGAATTCGGTCAAGGTCGAGCAGCACTACATCCGCAACACGCCGATCCTCGTCAGCACGCATACCGACGATGCCGGCAACGTGCTGGAGGTCACCGACTTCTGCCCGCGTTTCGTGCGGACGGGACGCACCTATCGCCCGGTCGCCTTCGCGCGCATCGTCCGGCCGATCGCCGGCAGCCCGCGCGTCACCGTCAAGCTGCGCACCACCTGCGGCTGGGGCGGCACCTGCCGCGAACAGATCGGCGGCTCCAACCATCTGCGCATCCTGCTCGATTCGATGCAGCTGCGTCTCACCACCACCGCGCCGATCGGCATGGTGCAGGAAGAGCGCGCCTTCCGCCTCGAACGGCCGCTGCACTTCTTCCTTGGGCCGGACGAGAGTTTCAGCGGCGACCTCGCCGAGACGCTCGAGGCGATGCTCGCGCAGACGATCACCGAATGGCAGGAATGGGTGCGCGGCCTCGCCATCCCGCTGGAATGGCAGGACGTCGTGATCCGCTCGGCGATCACGCTCAAATTATGCCAGCACGAGGAGACCGGCGCGATCGTCGCCGCGCTCACCACCTCGATCCCCGAACATGCCGGGTCGGAGCGTAACTGGGACTATCGCTATTGCTGGGTGCGCGACGCCTATTACACCGTGCAGGCGCTCAACCGGCTCGGCGCGCTCGACGTGCTGGAGGGCTATCTCGGCTATCTGCGCAATATCGTCGACAGCGCGGCGGGCGGCCATATCCAGCCGCTATACGGCGTGCTCGGGGAACCGACGCTCGAGGAGCGCTTCGCCCCCGGCCTCACCGGCTATCGCGGCATGGGGCCGGTGCGCGTCGGCAATCAGGCCTATGAGCAGATCCAGCACGACGCCTACGGCCAGATCGTGCTGTGCAGCGTCCACGCCTTCTTCGACCAACGGCTGTTCCGCCAGTCGGGCCGCGAGGATTTCGAGAGCCTCGAACATGTCGGCGAGCGGGCGTGGCAGTTCCACGACCAGCCCGATGCCGGATTGTGGGAGCTGCGCACGCGGCAGAGCGTCCACACCTATTCGTCGGCGATGTGCTGGGCGGCGTGCGACCGGCTCGCCAATGCCGCGCACGTCCTGGGCCTCGAAGATCGTCGCGCCTTCTGGCAGGATCGCGCCGACACGATACGCGCCGAAATCGAGACGCGCGCGTGGCGGCCCGAGACCAACCGCATGTCGGCGACCTTCTCGGGCGACGATCTCGACGCCAGCCTGATCCAGCTGCTCGACCTGCGCTTCTTCGAGCCCGACGATCCCCGCTTCATCGGCACGCTGGAGGCGGTGGAAAAGGGCCTGCGCCGCGGCAGCCACATGCTGCGCTACGATACCGAGGACGATTTCGGCCTGCCCGAGACCGCGTTCAACGTCTGCACCTTCTGGCTGATCGAGGCGCTGCATTTCACCGGCCGCCACGCCGATGCGCGCGCGCTGTTCGACGAGATGCTGGCACGGCGCACCGCAGCGGGGCTTCTCTCCGAGGATATCGACCCGACATCGGGGGAATTGTGGGGCAATTACCCGCAGACCTATTCGCTGGTCGGCATGATCAACTGTGCCGCCCTGTTGTCAAAACCATGGAGTTCGATCCGCTGA
- a CDS encoding DUF4893 domain-containing protein, with product MRVGRFLAVTLAGAMLATAAVRAQDTGDSDWRKVATRQDRERLRGWRDAWIQALTKVRATPEGRERLAADADLFDPDRVIEGAALLPGVYRCRVHRLGGIGPGVRPLLSGGWTSCRVSEAGIVRQFVTDGDQRASGNLFDSTDSRTIFLGTLALGDEDRPMRYGRDRQRDMAGLVERIGTARWRLVLPFPGFHSTLDVMEIVRG from the coding sequence ATGAGGGTGGGGCGTTTTCTGGCGGTGACGCTCGCCGGCGCGATGCTCGCCACCGCCGCGGTGCGCGCGCAGGACACGGGCGACAGCGACTGGCGCAAGGTCGCGACGCGGCAGGACCGCGAACGCCTGCGCGGCTGGCGCGACGCCTGGATACAGGCGCTGACCAAGGTGCGCGCGACGCCCGAGGGACGCGAGCGGCTCGCCGCCGACGCGGACCTGTTCGACCCCGACCGGGTGATCGAGGGCGCGGCGCTGCTGCCCGGCGTCTATCGCTGCCGGGTGCACCGGCTCGGCGGGATCGGACCGGGTGTGCGACCGCTGCTGAGCGGCGGCTGGACGAGCTGCCGGGTGAGCGAGGCGGGGATCGTCCGCCAGTTCGTCACCGATGGCGACCAGAGGGCGAGCGGCAATCTGTTCGACAGCACCGATTCGCGGACGATCTTCCTCGGCACGCTGGCGCTCGGCGACGAGGACCGGCCGATGCGCTACGGCCGCGACCGGCAGCGCGACATGGCGGGGCTGGTCGAGCGGATCGGCACGGCGCGCTGGCGGCTGGTGCTGCCGTTCCCGGGCTTCCATTCGACGCTCGACGTGATGGAGATCGTGCGGGGGTAG
- a CDS encoding 3-hydroxybutyrate dehydrogenase, with product MVLKGKTAIVTGSTSGIGLAYARAFAAEGAALVINGFGEAEAIETIRAELAATSGAAALYDAADMTKPDEIAALVERAARETGRVDILVNNAGVQHVAPIEAFPPERMEAILAINLTSAWYAMRAAVPHMKAQRWGRIISTASAHSLVASPNKSAYVMAKHGLVGLTKTIALETAQHGVTVNCISPGYVWTPLVEAQIPDTMTARGLTREQVMNDVLLAAQPTKEFVTPEQVAALALFLCRDEAKAITGANLSVDGGWTAA from the coding sequence ATGGTCCTCAAGGGCAAGACCGCGATTGTCACCGGGTCCACGTCGGGCATCGGCCTCGCCTATGCGCGGGCGTTCGCCGCGGAAGGCGCGGCGTTGGTCATCAACGGCTTCGGCGAGGCGGAGGCGATCGAGACGATCCGCGCCGAGCTCGCCGCGACGAGTGGCGCGGCGGCGCTGTACGATGCCGCCGACATGACCAAGCCGGACGAGATCGCCGCGCTGGTCGAGCGTGCGGCGCGCGAGACCGGCCGCGTCGACATCCTCGTCAACAATGCCGGCGTCCAGCATGTCGCGCCGATCGAAGCGTTTCCGCCCGAGCGGATGGAGGCGATCCTGGCGATCAACCTGACCAGCGCCTGGTATGCGATGCGCGCCGCCGTTCCGCACATGAAGGCGCAGCGCTGGGGGCGGATCATCTCGACCGCTTCGGCGCACAGCCTCGTCGCGAGCCCCAACAAATCGGCCTATGTGATGGCCAAGCACGGGCTGGTCGGACTGACCAAGACGATCGCACTGGAGACGGCGCAGCATGGCGTGACGGTCAATTGCATCTCGCCGGGTTACGTCTGGACGCCGCTCGTCGAAGCACAGATCCCCGACACGATGACGGCGCGCGGGCTGACCCGCGAGCAGGTGATGAACGACGTGCTGCTCGCCGCGCAGCCGACCAAGGAGTTCGTGACGCCCGAGCAGGTGGCGGCGCTGGCGCTGTTCCTGTGCCGCGACGAGGCCAAGGCGATCACCGGCGCCAATCTGTCGGTGGACGGCGGCTGGACCGCGGCATGA